Proteins encoded within one genomic window of Fibrobacter sp. UWB16:
- the carB gene encoding carbamoyl-phosphate synthase large subunit — protein sequence MPKRTDIKKIMLIGSGPIVIGQGCEFDYSGVQACKVLRREGYEVVLVNSNPATIMTDPEMADRTYIEPLSVDILHEIIRRERPDALLPTLGGQTALNLAMELNERGILDRYQVELIGAKAESIQRAEDRHLFKEAMLKIGLDLPRSGSAHSMSEATAIAHTIGSWPLIIRPGFTLGGTGGGIAHNEEEFETIVNRGLDASLNNEVLIEESLLGWKEFEMEVMRDKKGNAVIVCSIENLDPMGVHTGDSITVAPIQSLDDRAYQAMRDDSLKVMEAIGVETGGSNVQWAIEPKTGRRIIIEMNPRVSRSSALASKATGFPIAKIAALLAVGYTLDELRNDITQSTPSCFEPALDYVVVKVPRFTFEKFPKADSTLGTQMKSVGEAMAIGTNFKQAMQKALRSLETGFGGFGACAKCEKFKEYDDETLAKEVARPSAERIFVVYEAFRRGWDIEKLYEVTKIDRYFLRHLEELACFEDEITAAGSLENLAKDKALFRQAKEFGFSDIQIGYLFHKTPEEVMAVRKQIGLVPSYYSVDTCAGEFEAITPYYYSCYADHTEPVREIPGHQSKKRIMVLGGGPNRIGQGIEFDYCCCHAAFTLRKHGFEVIMVNSNPETVSTDYDTSDKLYFEPLTLEDVMGIYEREKCAGVIVQFGGQTPLNLAMRLKKAGANVIGTSPEDIDLAEDRDFFKQLVTKIGIKQAESGIAHNVEEALAIVEKIGYPVLVRPSFVLGGRGMVIVYKEKYLRKFVEEAAAIGEGKPILIDRFLEDATELDVDCISDGKHTVIGAIMEHVEPAGIHSGDSASVIPPMTLSKEIQDKVREFAKEFAKELHVVGLMNMQLAVKDGELYMIEVNPRASRTVPFVSKSIGVPLASYATRCMTGESLEQIGFTEEVRVPYVSVKEAVFPFVKFPGVDITLSPEMKSTGEVMSLDRDRGLAYLKSQLASGNKVPSQGNIFVSLKDEDKQKAVPLIRQLVNLGYELYATRGTSTMLYNEGIKTRAVFRISRGRPNLLDLIHDKEVQWIVNTTETGAEAMVDEIQMRSKAVVSGIPITTTIAALTSTVEGLMDKHDFGRFEVCSLQEYHRHVKK from the coding sequence ATGCCTAAGCGTACCGACATCAAGAAGATTATGCTCATTGGCTCCGGCCCGATTGTGATTGGCCAGGGCTGCGAATTCGACTACTCCGGCGTGCAGGCTTGCAAGGTGCTTCGTCGTGAAGGTTACGAAGTGGTGCTCGTGAACTCCAACCCAGCAACAATCATGACCGACCCCGAAATGGCCGATCGCACCTACATCGAACCGCTGAGCGTCGATATTCTCCACGAAATTATCCGTCGCGAACGCCCCGATGCATTGCTCCCGACTCTCGGTGGCCAGACCGCCTTGAACCTCGCCATGGAACTCAACGAACGCGGCATTCTCGACCGCTACCAGGTGGAACTCATCGGTGCTAAAGCCGAATCCATCCAGCGCGCCGAAGACCGTCACTTGTTCAAGGAAGCCATGCTCAAGATCGGGCTTGACCTCCCCCGCTCTGGTTCCGCACATTCCATGAGCGAAGCAACCGCTATCGCCCACACCATCGGAAGCTGGCCGTTGATCATCCGTCCGGGCTTTACGCTTGGTGGTACTGGTGGTGGTATCGCCCACAACGAAGAGGAATTCGAAACCATCGTGAACCGCGGTCTTGACGCCTCGCTCAACAACGAAGTGCTTATCGAAGAATCGCTCCTCGGCTGGAAAGAATTCGAAATGGAAGTCATGCGCGATAAGAAGGGCAATGCCGTTATCGTGTGTTCCATCGAAAACCTGGACCCGATGGGCGTTCACACGGGCGACTCCATCACGGTTGCTCCGATCCAGAGCCTCGATGACCGCGCGTACCAGGCCATGCGTGATGACTCCCTGAAGGTCATGGAAGCCATCGGCGTGGAAACCGGCGGATCCAACGTGCAGTGGGCTATCGAACCGAAGACCGGCCGCCGCATCATCATCGAAATGAACCCGCGTGTGTCCCGTTCTTCTGCTCTTGCATCCAAGGCTACGGGCTTCCCCATCGCAAAGATTGCAGCACTTCTCGCCGTGGGTTACACGCTCGACGAGCTCCGCAACGACATTACGCAATCGACCCCGAGCTGCTTTGAACCGGCTCTTGACTACGTTGTCGTGAAGGTTCCGCGTTTCACGTTCGAAAAGTTCCCGAAGGCAGATTCTACACTCGGCACCCAGATGAAGTCTGTGGGCGAAGCGATGGCAATCGGTACGAACTTCAAGCAGGCTATGCAGAAGGCTCTCCGCTCTCTCGAAACGGGATTCGGCGGATTCGGTGCCTGCGCCAAGTGCGAAAAGTTCAAGGAATACGACGACGAAACACTCGCCAAGGAAGTCGCACGCCCGAGCGCAGAACGCATCTTCGTAGTCTACGAAGCATTCCGCCGCGGTTGGGACATCGAAAAACTTTACGAAGTCACCAAGATTGACCGCTACTTCCTCCGTCACCTCGAAGAACTCGCCTGCTTCGAAGACGAAATCACCGCTGCAGGTTCTCTCGAAAACCTCGCCAAGGATAAGGCTCTCTTCCGCCAGGCCAAGGAATTCGGCTTCAGCGATATCCAGATCGGTTACCTCTTCCACAAGACTCCGGAAGAAGTCATGGCAGTGCGTAAGCAGATTGGCCTCGTCCCGAGCTACTACTCCGTCGATACTTGCGCCGGCGAATTCGAAGCCATCACGCCGTATTACTATAGCTGCTACGCCGACCATACCGAACCGGTCCGCGAAATTCCGGGTCACCAGAGCAAAAAACGCATCATGGTGCTCGGCGGCGGTCCGAACAGAATCGGTCAGGGCATTGAATTTGACTACTGCTGCTGCCACGCTGCATTCACGCTCCGCAAGCACGGCTTCGAAGTCATCATGGTGAACTCCAACCCCGAAACGGTTTCTACCGACTACGATACTTCGGACAAGCTCTACTTTGAACCGCTTACGCTTGAAGACGTGATGGGCATTTACGAACGCGAAAAGTGCGCGGGCGTGATTGTTCAGTTCGGTGGTCAGACTCCGCTGAACCTTGCTATGCGTCTCAAGAAGGCTGGTGCAAATGTCATCGGTACAAGCCCCGAAGACATCGACCTCGCCGAAGACCGCGACTTCTTCAAGCAGCTCGTCACCAAGATTGGCATCAAGCAGGCCGAAAGCGGCATCGCCCACAATGTGGAAGAAGCCCTCGCCATCGTCGAGAAAATCGGCTACCCCGTTCTCGTGCGCCCGAGCTTCGTTCTCGGCGGCCGCGGCATGGTGATTGTCTATAAGGAAAAGTATCTCCGCAAGTTCGTGGAAGAAGCTGCCGCCATTGGCGAAGGCAAGCCGATCCTCATCGACCGCTTCCTCGAAGACGCAACCGAACTCGATGTGGACTGTATCAGCGACGGCAAGCACACTGTTATCGGCGCCATCATGGAACACGTGGAACCCGCAGGCATCCACTCCGGTGACTCCGCTAGCGTTATCCCGCCGATGACTCTCTCCAAGGAAATTCAGGACAAGGTCCGTGAATTCGCCAAGGAATTTGCAAAGGAACTCCATGTCGTTGGTCTCATGAACATGCAGCTCGCTGTCAAGGATGGCGAACTCTACATGATCGAAGTGAACCCGCGTGCATCCCGCACCGTGCCGTTCGTGTCCAAGTCCATCGGCGTGCCGCTTGCAAGCTACGCAACACGCTGCATGACCGGAGAATCTCTCGAACAGATCGGCTTCACCGAAGAAGTCCGCGTACCTTACGTGAGCGTTAAGGAAGCAGTCTTCCCGTTTGTCAAGTTCCCGGGCGTCGACATCACGCTTTCTCCGGAAATGAAGTCCACTGGTGAAGTCATGAGCCTCGATCGCGACCGCGGTCTTGCTTACCTCAAGAGCCAGCTGGCTTCCGGCAACAAGGTCCCGAGCCAGGGCAACATCTTCGTCTCGCTCAAGGACGAAGACAAGCAGAAGGCAGTCCCGCTCATTCGCCAGCTCGTGAACCTCGGTTACGAACTGTACGCGACCCGCGGCACCTCCACCATGCTCTACAACGAAGGCATCAAGACCCGCGCCGTATTCCGTATCTCCCGTGGTCGCCCGAACCTGCTCGACCTTATCCACGATAAGGAAGTGCAGTGGATCGTGAACACCACCGAAACTGGCGCAGAAGCCATGGTCGACGAAATCCAGATGCGCTCCAAGGCCGTTGTCTCGGGCATTCCTATCACGACGACCATCGCAGCCCTTACCTCTACTGTGGAAGGCCTCATGGACAAGCACGACTTCGGAAGATTCGAAGTATGTAGCCTCCAGGAATACCATAGACACGTGAAGAAGTAA
- the carA gene encoding glutamine-hydrolyzing carbamoyl-phosphate synthase small subunit — protein MNEKFQWKAKRERKAFIALADGAVFHGYAFGEKKDTVGEAVFNTGMAGYKQILTDPSYAGQFVVFTTAEVGAYATNFEKSESRQVFLNGIVVNSLDWVSKELNEESLHDYMLAQKKAGIAGVDTRALTLHLRTHGAQKAYLHVEDTEMTEAEAIAKAKAWEGLDGQDYASKVSDPNGYEFNNEGKYHIVALDFGIKTNILRNLAAQDMRITVMPIGTSYEKIMEQKPDGVFLSNGPADPNSLPQVYNMVKQLLGKIPLMGICLGNQLLGLALGAKVSKLKFGHHGCNHPVKNLLTGAVEITSQNHNYAIDETSLPADVEVTHINLNDNTVEGIRHKKFPAFSVQYHPESAPGPNDSMYLFEEFKKMIEAFKGGKNA, from the coding sequence ATGAACGAAAAATTTCAATGGAAAGCAAAGCGCGAGCGCAAGGCTTTTATAGCCTTGGCTGACGGAGCCGTATTCCACGGTTACGCCTTTGGCGAAAAGAAAGACACCGTAGGTGAAGCCGTGTTCAATACCGGTATGGCTGGCTACAAGCAGATTTTGACCGACCCGTCTTATGCCGGTCAGTTCGTGGTTTTCACCACGGCCGAAGTTGGCGCTTACGCTACGAACTTTGAAAAGTCCGAATCCCGCCAGGTTTTCTTGAACGGCATTGTCGTGAACTCCCTCGACTGGGTTTCCAAGGAACTGAACGAAGAATCGCTTCATGATTACATGCTCGCCCAGAAAAAGGCTGGCATTGCAGGCGTCGATACTCGCGCCCTCACGCTCCACCTCCGCACCCACGGTGCCCAGAAGGCTTACCTCCATGTCGAAGACACGGAAATGACCGAAGCTGAAGCTATCGCAAAGGCAAAGGCCTGGGAAGGTCTCGATGGTCAGGACTACGCGAGCAAGGTGAGTGACCCGAACGGCTACGAATTCAATAACGAAGGCAAGTACCACATTGTCGCTCTTGATTTCGGTATCAAGACGAACATCTTGAGAAACCTCGCCGCACAGGACATGCGCATCACGGTGATGCCGATTGGCACGAGCTACGAAAAGATCATGGAACAGAAGCCGGATGGCGTGTTCCTCTCCAACGGCCCTGCCGACCCGAACAGCCTCCCGCAGGTTTACAACATGGTCAAGCAGCTCCTCGGCAAGATCCCTCTCATGGGTATTTGCCTTGGTAACCAGCTCCTCGGCCTTGCTCTCGGTGCTAAGGTTTCCAAGCTCAAGTTCGGCCACCACGGCTGCAACCATCCGGTCAAGAATCTCTTGACGGGCGCTGTCGAAATCACGTCGCAGAACCACAACTACGCCATTGACGAAACGTCTCTCCCCGCCGATGTCGAAGTCACGCACATCAACCTGAACGACAACACGGTCGAAGGCATCCGCCACAAAAAGTTCCCGGCATTCAGCGTGCAGTATCATCCGGAATCTGCCCCGGGTCCGAACGATTCCATGTACTTGTTCGAAGAATTTAAGAAGATGATTGAAGCTTTCAAGGGAGGCAAGAATGCCTAA
- the pyrG gene encoding glutamine hydrolyzing CTP synthase, whose translation MALQHRYNGKTKFIIVTGGVISGLGKGVAAASIGALLSARMKVVPVKCDGYLNTDPGTMNPTEHGEVFVLDDGGECDMDFGHYERFLNVTAKKDWSLTMGRIFKMILEKERRGDYLGHTVQFIPHVTDLIKEQFYRIANQEKADVLLIEIGGTVGDLENQFYIEAARQLSHEVGDHNAIFVHLTYVPIPSGVNEQKSKPTQMSVRDLNKLGIYPEIVIGRCEEYIKPHLKAKIGLFCNLPADHIISGIDVKHVYECPLVYDAEGIPEILSKTLGIYAPPKLDQWSKLVDALKRNSVNPRKTLTVAICGKYLALEDSYASVVEAITHASAHLDLHANIRWVDTEKIENGTVSVETALKGIDAVIVPGGFGSRGIEGKIQVIRYVRENKIPFLGICYGMQLSVVEFARHVCGMQGAGTVEMESETNHVEVPVIAFLPGQEHIKDLGATMRLGGHDVVIKENSLAAQVYGSTAIRERFRHRYEVNPQYVEQIEKGDPTGANQQKLVFSGKAANEDIMQIMELTDHPYFMACQFHPELKSSLIHPAPLFLGLLKAADEKN comes from the coding sequence ATGGCATTACAGCATAGATACAACGGAAAGACTAAGTTTATTATCGTCACCGGAGGCGTCATCTCCGGACTCGGCAAAGGGGTAGCGGCAGCGTCCATCGGGGCGCTGCTTTCTGCTAGAATGAAGGTGGTTCCGGTCAAGTGCGATGGTTACCTCAACACAGACCCAGGCACAATGAACCCGACCGAACATGGTGAAGTTTTTGTTTTGGATGACGGTGGCGAATGCGATATGGACTTCGGCCACTACGAACGCTTTTTGAACGTGACAGCCAAGAAAGATTGGAGCCTCACGATGGGTCGCATTTTCAAGATGATTCTCGAAAAGGAACGTCGCGGCGACTATCTCGGTCATACGGTGCAGTTCATCCCGCACGTGACAGACCTTATCAAGGAACAGTTTTACAGAATTGCAAACCAGGAAAAAGCGGATGTGCTGTTGATTGAAATCGGCGGTACCGTAGGCGATCTCGAAAACCAGTTTTACATCGAAGCCGCTCGCCAGCTAAGTCACGAAGTTGGCGACCACAATGCGATTTTCGTACACCTCACCTACGTCCCGATTCCGTCTGGCGTGAACGAACAGAAGTCCAAGCCCACGCAGATGTCTGTGCGTGACTTGAACAAGCTTGGCATTTACCCGGAAATTGTCATCGGCCGTTGCGAAGAATATATCAAGCCGCACCTCAAGGCAAAAATCGGCTTGTTCTGCAACCTGCCAGCTGACCACATCATCTCTGGCATTGACGTGAAGCACGTTTACGAATGCCCGCTCGTTTACGATGCCGAAGGCATTCCCGAGATTCTTTCCAAGACGCTAGGCATTTACGCCCCGCCCAAGCTCGATCAATGGAGCAAGCTCGTGGACGCCCTCAAGCGCAATTCTGTAAATCCGCGCAAGACGCTTACCGTTGCCATTTGCGGCAAGTACCTTGCCCTCGAAGATTCTTACGCATCTGTTGTCGAAGCGATTACACATGCATCCGCCCATTTGGATTTGCATGCCAACATCCGCTGGGTCGATACGGAAAAAATTGAAAATGGTACCGTTTCTGTCGAAACAGCTCTCAAGGGAATTGATGCAGTCATCGTTCCGGGTGGTTTCGGTAGCCGCGGTATCGAAGGCAAAATTCAGGTCATCCGCTACGTGCGCGAAAACAAGATTCCGTTCCTTGGCATCTGTTATGGTATGCAGCTCTCCGTCGTGGAATTTGCACGCCACGTCTGCGGTATGCAGGGTGCAGGTACGGTCGAAATGGAAAGCGAAACGAACCACGTCGAAGTTCCGGTCATTGCGTTCCTCCCCGGCCAGGAACACATCAAGGACTTGGGCGCGACGATGCGCCTCGGTGGTCACGACGTGGTCATAAAGGAAAACAGCCTTGCCGCCCAGGTTTACGGTTCTACCGCCATCCGCGAACGCTTCCGCCACCGTTACGAAGTGAACCCGCAGTATGTCGAACAGATTGAAAAGGGCGATCCGACCGGTGCAAATCAGCAAAAGCTCGTTTTCTCCGGAAAAGCTGCCAACGAAGACATTATGCAGATTATGGAACTCACGGACCACCCCTACTTTATGGCCTGCCAATTCCACCCTGAACTGAAGTCCTCGCTGATCCACCCGGCACCGCTCTTCCTCGGACTCCTCAAAGCCGCAGACGAGAAAAATTAA
- a CDS encoding glycosyl hydrolase family 8 has product MKSTKVCAFSLSLLFSAAMATAADTAGNFFDENGAYYGPDCEKDGSQFNGAYYTGNYESPFKTYLGKTDAEIKEKMDAMWEHYFKGDNNSKVFFDNGNEGYIKDINNNDVRSEGMSYGMMIAVQTGHKEEFDKLWKWAKNHMWHKGGDWDGYFAWQRNDSGMGGDDNCAPDGEMYFMMSLLFAANRWDDDQYRKDALYIMDKMWNNPSHKLFNQGNYIIVFQPLGNGNDFSDPSYDLPAYLELFSRWAEKDTDKWKKAVTAARDHLYKSSNTSSGLFADYSSFNGQPQSYSYNSNSTKYMYDAMRCAMNFGMDYYLFGADSTREIEMANRIINFFEKDGYQHARFNWDGSNPQEQYTQGEAGANAVAAIALRSTADSEEKIKKNLQNAWNTKFMTGQYRYYDGLVHYLAMLHLSGNFKIWKPKPTVEEKSVEASEYCGVKIEKDTTFYAFESCKLYKVSAKPETIAIGSKIKLNNAVRVWSTNSAIVIENAVVGTKFAITDVNGRVLKSAKTSSAMQEVRINSRGNFLVIVGDKTYKVVK; this is encoded by the coding sequence ATGAAATCAACAAAAGTTTGTGCATTCTCTCTCTCCTTGCTGTTCAGTGCCGCCATGGCAACTGCAGCTGATACCGCAGGTAATTTCTTTGATGAAAACGGCGCTTACTATGGCCCGGACTGCGAAAAAGATGGTTCCCAGTTCAACGGCGCATATTACACCGGCAACTATGAAAGCCCGTTCAAGACCTACTTGGGCAAGACCGACGCAGAAATCAAAGAAAAAATGGATGCGATGTGGGAACACTATTTTAAGGGCGACAACAATTCCAAGGTGTTCTTCGACAATGGTAACGAAGGTTACATCAAGGATATCAACAACAATGACGTTCGCTCCGAAGGTATGTCTTACGGCATGATGATTGCCGTGCAGACAGGTCACAAAGAAGAATTTGACAAGCTCTGGAAATGGGCCAAGAACCACATGTGGCACAAGGGTGGTGACTGGGACGGTTACTTTGCCTGGCAGCGCAACGATAGCGGCATGGGCGGTGACGACAACTGCGCACCTGATGGCGAAATGTACTTTATGATGTCTCTCTTGTTCGCAGCAAACCGCTGGGACGATGATCAGTACAGAAAAGACGCTCTGTACATCATGGACAAGATGTGGAACAACCCAAGCCACAAGCTCTTTAACCAGGGCAACTACATTATCGTGTTCCAGCCGCTCGGCAACGGAAACGATTTCTCTGACCCGTCTTATGACTTGCCTGCTTACTTGGAACTCTTCTCCCGCTGGGCAGAAAAGGATACTGACAAGTGGAAAAAGGCCGTCACCGCTGCACGTGATCACCTTTACAAGTCTTCTAACACGAGCTCTGGCTTGTTTGCCGACTACAGCTCCTTCAATGGTCAGCCGCAGTCCTATTCTTACAACTCCAACTCCACCAAGTACATGTACGACGCCATGCGTTGCGCTATGAACTTCGGTATGGACTATTACCTGTTCGGTGCTGACTCTACCAGAGAAATTGAAATGGCAAATCGCATCATCAATTTCTTTGAAAAGGACGGCTATCAGCACGCTCGCTTTAACTGGGACGGTTCCAATCCGCAGGAACAGTACACGCAGGGCGAAGCCGGTGCAAACGCAGTTGCCGCCATCGCCTTGAGAAGCACTGCTGATTCTGAAGAAAAAATCAAGAAGAATCTCCAGAACGCTTGGAACACGAAGTTCATGACCGGTCAGTACCGCTACTATGATGGCTTGGTCCACTACCTCGCCATGCTCCACTTGAGCGGTAACTTCAAGATTTGGAAGCCGAAGCCGACTGTCGAAGAAAAGTCTGTCGAAGCAAGCGAATACTGTGGTGTGAAGATTGAAAAGGATACCACGTTCTACGCTTTCGAATCTTGCAAGCTTTACAAGGTTAGCGCAAAGCCGGAAACCATCGCCATTGGGTCCAAGATTAAGTTGAACAACGCTGTGAGAGTTTGGTCTACCAATAGCGCCATCGTTATTGAAAACGCTGTGGTTGGCACCAAGTTCGCCATTACAGACGTAAATGGTCGCGTGCTCAAGTCTGCAAAGACAAGCTCTGCCATGCAAGAAGTCCGCATCAATAGCAGAGGCAACTTCCTCGTCATCGTCGGCGACAAGACCTACAAGGTTGTGAAGTAA
- a CDS encoding glutamine synthetase III gives MSNAYRLKAIKEIASEAAGANMAAAPANIDFYGEDVFNADAMRTYLPKDICKKLFATIDDGAPLDPSIAGEVAHGMKKWALDRGATHFTHWFQPLTGSTAEKHDSFLEPEGDKAILAFSGKNLIVGEPDASSFPSGGLRSTFEARGYTAWDPTSPAFIKRHGNGATLCIPTAFCSYTGEALDKKTPLLRSIQALQKSADRLMGLFGVAQQKVTVTLGAEQEYFLVDKRFYLQRPDLYQAGRTLFGAAPAKHQQMEDHYFGSIPSRILNFMNDVEKELWKLGIPAKTRHNEVAPAQFELAPMFEEVNLACDHNMQIMEVLRQVADRHGLVCLLHEKPFAGINGSGKHNNWSVNYGKTNLLNPGKDPHQNAIFLTTLCAVIYAVDTHADLLRMAVASAGNDHRLGANEAPPAIISMYLGDQLADVVDQLEKGDPKSSKQAGALKLGSDTLPPLPRDATDRNRTSPFAFTGNKFEFRAPGSSQSCSEPNVILNTIVAEAFDIIADKLANVSADKFHEELQNLLQKIVKEHKRVIFNGNGYTDEWVEEAAKRGLPNTRTTMEALQALTKKENVALFEKYGVFNKRELDSRYEVNMEDYHKKIHIEGEIARDMAKDIILPQAIEAYSAALKANEMALNQGFPALDSYAKPLGESIKKLLAAIEVMEKALAGKHEDILNGMLDLRLVVDSLEKIVPDEKWPLPKYREMLFIY, from the coding sequence ATGAGCAACGCATATAGATTAAAAGCAATCAAGGAAATCGCGAGCGAAGCAGCAGGCGCAAACATGGCCGCAGCCCCCGCAAATATCGACTTTTATGGTGAAGACGTTTTCAACGCCGACGCCATGCGCACTTACCTGCCGAAAGACATCTGCAAAAAGCTTTTTGCAACTATCGATGACGGCGCACCGCTCGACCCGAGCATCGCTGGCGAAGTTGCACACGGCATGAAAAAGTGGGCCCTTGATCGCGGCGCTACTCACTTTACTCACTGGTTCCAGCCTCTTACCGGTTCCACTGCCGAAAAGCACGACTCTTTCTTGGAACCCGAAGGCGACAAGGCAATCCTCGCTTTCAGCGGCAAGAACTTGATCGTCGGCGAACCGGACGCATCTTCTTTCCCGAGTGGCGGTCTCCGTTCTACTTTCGAAGCTCGTGGTTACACCGCTTGGGACCCGACTTCCCCGGCATTCATCAAGCGTCACGGCAACGGCGCAACCCTTTGCATCCCGACTGCATTCTGTAGCTACACTGGTGAAGCTCTCGACAAGAAGACTCCGCTTCTCCGTTCTATCCAGGCTTTGCAGAAATCCGCCGACCGCCTCATGGGCCTCTTCGGTGTTGCCCAGCAGAAGGTCACTGTTACGCTCGGTGCCGAACAGGAATACTTCCTCGTCGACAAGCGTTTCTACCTCCAGCGCCCGGACCTTTATCAGGCTGGCCGCACCTTGTTCGGTGCAGCTCCGGCAAAGCACCAGCAGATGGAAGACCACTATTTCGGTAGCATTCCGTCTCGCATTTTGAACTTCATGAACGATGTGGAAAAGGAACTCTGGAAGCTCGGCATTCCGGCTAAGACCCGCCACAACGAAGTCGCTCCGGCTCAGTTCGAACTTGCTCCGATGTTCGAAGAAGTGAACCTCGCTTGCGACCACAACATGCAGATTATGGAAGTCCTCCGTCAGGTCGCTGACCGTCACGGACTCGTCTGCCTCCTCCACGAAAAGCCGTTTGCTGGCATCAACGGTTCTGGTAAGCACAACAACTGGTCTGTGAACTACGGTAAGACCAACCTCTTGAACCCGGGCAAGGACCCGCACCAGAACGCCATCTTCCTCACCACGCTCTGCGCTGTGATTTACGCCGTCGATACTCACGCTGACTTGCTCCGTATGGCTGTGGCAAGCGCTGGTAACGACCACCGCCTCGGCGCAAACGAAGCTCCTCCGGCAATCATCTCCATGTACCTCGGCGACCAGCTTGCTGACGTCGTCGACCAGCTCGAAAAGGGCGATCCGAAGTCCAGCAAGCAGGCTGGCGCTCTCAAGCTCGGTTCTGATACTCTCCCGCCACTCCCGCGTGACGCTACGGACCGTAACCGTACTTCTCCGTTCGCATTCACTGGCAACAAGTTCGAATTCCGTGCACCGGGTTCTAGCCAGAGTTGCTCTGAACCGAACGTTATCCTCAACACGATTGTTGCCGAAGCATTCGACATCATTGCAGACAAGCTTGCCAACGTTTCTGCAGACAAGTTCCACGAAGAACTCCAGAACCTTCTCCAGAAGATTGTTAAGGAACACAAGCGCGTTATCTTCAACGGCAACGGCTATACCGACGAATGGGTTGAAGAAGCAGCAAAGCGCGGCCTCCCGAATACCCGCACCACCATGGAAGCACTCCAGGCACTCACCAAGAAAGAAAACGTCGCCCTCTTCGAAAAATACGGCGTGTTCAACAAGCGCGAACTCGATTCCCGCTACGAAGTCAACATGGAAGACTACCACAAGAAGATTCACATCGAAGGTGAAATCGCTCGCGACATGGCTAAGGACATCATCCTCCCGCAGGCCATCGAAGCTTACTCCGCTGCTCTCAAGGCAAACGAAATGGCTCTGAACCAGGGCTTCCCGGCTCTCGATTCTTACGCCAAGCCGCTTGGCGAAAGCATCAAGAAGTTACTCGCTGCTATCGAAGTGATGGAAAAGGCTCTCGCAGGGAAGCACGAAGATATCTTGAACGGTATGCTCGACCTCCGCTTGGTTGTGGACTCTCTCGAAAAGATTGTTCCGGACGAAAAGTGGCCGCTTCCGAAATATCGTGAGATGCTTTTCATTTACTAG